Within the Ensifer canadensis genome, the region CTCGATGCCGGTGCCGTCGTCGAGATGGTAGTCGGCGATGATGGCGTGCGGACGCTCCTGCGTGGACGTCGACATCTCGGTGCAGGCGTTAAGCGATTCCGCCGTCGTGACGACGCAGCCCCAGCCCGATAGCAGCACCCGCATGCCTTCGATGATGCGCGGCTCGTTGTCGATGCAGAGCACGCGCAGGCCGTTGAGCGCCTCGCTGGCCTTGGTCGTCGGCACGGGCGGGACGGCGACCCGTTCTCCCGCCGTTGGATCGAGCGGCACCGTGACCTTGAAACCGGTGCCCTTGCCGGGCTTGGACTGCAGGCTGACGGGATGGTTAAGCACCCGCGAAATCCGGTCGACGATCGAAAGCCCGAGGCCGAGCCCGGATGCGGTGCGGGCGCCCTCGTCGAGGCGCGCAAACTCCTTGAAGACGGTGCGGAACTTCGATGACGGGATGCCGATGCCGGAATCCAGCACTTCGATCGTCGCCATCTTGCCGCGCCGGCGCACGCCGACGAGCACCTTGCCTCGGAGCGTGTATTTGACGGCGTTCGAGACCAGGTTCTGCACGACGCGCCGGAGCAGGTTCGGATCCGTGCGCACCACCAGCGACGTCGGCATCACCACCAGCTCGAGGTCTTTCGCCCGTGCCATCGGCGCGAAATCCGTCTCGACCCGGCGCAAGAGGTCGTTGAGCGGGACCGACTGCAGGCGCGCCTTCATCGCGCCGGTGTCCAAGCGGGATATGTCAAGAACGGCACCAAGAATGGCTTCTACCGATTCCAGCGAGGAATCGATGTTTTCCACCAGCGTGCTGTTGTCCGATTCCCCGAGGCGTTCGACCAGCGAGGAGGAGTAGAGCCGGGCGGCGTTGAGCGGCTGCAGGATGTCGTGGCCGGCGGCGGCAAAGAAGCGCGTCTTGCCGATATTGGCCTCTTCGGCGGCGGCGCGAGCCTCGGCGAGTTCGTGGTTCACCCGGGTCAGTTCGCCGGTGCGCTCGGCCACCCGAAGCTCGAGCGTCTCGTTTGCCTGCTTCAGCGCCATGTCGGCGGCGACCCGCTGGGTGATGTCGGTGTAGGTCGTGACGATACCCTTGTCGGGCATTGCGTTGGTGCGCACTTCAATGATCTGCTGGCCGTTTCCAAGCTCCATCAGGAATGGCTTGTCGAGCGTCAGGAAGTTGGCGATCAGCCGCTTCTCGTCCTCCTTGCGGATATCGCCCCGCTTGGTGAGGATCGCGACGATGTCGGCAAGCGGGAAACCCACCTGGCCGGCGGCTTCCGGCAGGTCGAGCAGCTGGCGGAAACGCCGGTTCCAGATGATCAAGTTGTTGGCGTTGTCGAAGACGGCGATGCCCTGGTCCATCTGCGAAAGCGCGGTCTGCAGCATGTCCTGATTGTACTGCAGCGCTTCGCTTGCCTGGTCCAGCAGCCAGGCCGTATCCGACGAGGTGTCGTCGACCCGTTGCAACACCAGCGAAAACACGAGGCGGGCCGAGGACGAGCCGATGGCGCTGCCGAGCAGCTGCTCGGAAAAATGCACCAGCGCCATGTCGGCGGGCGCATTGTCGTCGAGCCAGCGGCCGGACTGGCGCTCATAGGTATGGAACGAACGCTGCATGCGCTCGTCGCCCATATAGCGGGCGATCGTCGCCTTGAGGTCGCGGACGGTGATCTTGGTCTTTCGGCCGCGAAACGCCCTCTCGCTGCGCGAGCGCCGGGTGATGAAGACCCCCGCCTGAAAACGTTCGAGCGGCTTGGGTGCCCGGGTCAGCGAGGCGAGCACGTACATGGTCAGATTGACGAGCAGGCTGAGCGCGGTGGCGTTGACCAGAGGATCGGCGTCAGTGCCGGAAAAGACCTCGGTGAGGGGTAGCAGGAAACTGAGGACCGTCGTTGCGACATGCGAATTATCCGGTCCGCCGAGGCTCGGCAGGAACAGGAGATAGGCCCAGACGAAGAAGCCCGAGACCATGCCGCAGATGGCGCCGCGGGCATTGGCCTGACGCCAGACCAGGCCGCCGAGCAGAGAAGGTGCCATCTGCGAAATGGCAACGAAGGAGAGAAGCCCGAGCGAGGCGAGGCCGGCGCTGATATCGGCCGAACGGTAATAGGCATAGCCGAGCAAAAGCACGACGAAGATCGCCGTGCGGCGAATATTGAGCAGTGTGCCCGCGAGATTTTCCTGCAGCCCGCCGCGCTGGCCGAGATTGCGGCGCAGGAAGACTGGCATGACGATGTCGTTGGAAATCATGATCGACAGCGCCACGGAGGCAACGATGACCATGGCCGTCGCTGCCGAAAAACCGCCGATGAAGGTAATCAGCGTCAATAGCGGCAGGCCGTTGGCGAGCGGCAGCGTCAGCAGGTAGAGGTCGGCGTCGCCGGATCCCGAGAAGGTCAGGATGCCGGCAATGGCGATCGGCAGAACGAAAAGGTTGATGGCGACGAGGTAGAGCGGAAAGAGAATGCCGGCGGTGCGCAACTCGCCTTCGGTGCGGTTCTCGACGACAGTGACATGAAACTGCCGCGGCAGCATGATGATCGCAAAGGCCGAGGTGACGATCAGCAGGATCCAGCGCGCGATCGGCGTTTCGTAGGAGAGCGCCTTTTCGACCGCCGGGCTTTGCTGGGCGAGGGTCCACAGATGCGTCGGCCCGTCGAAAATCACGAATACGATGTAGAGGCCGGCGGTGATCAGCGCCACCAGCTTGACCACCGATTCCATCGCGATCGCGAGGATCAGGCCGTCCTGGTGTTCGGTTGCATCCGTATGGCGGGTGCCGAAGACGATGGCGAAGCAGGCGAGGAACAGGGTGACGAGGAGCGGCAGGTCGATGAAGCTTTGCCCGGCGCCGATGCCATAGTCGCTGGTGTTGATCATCGCCGCGACCGAGCTCGAGATCGCCTTCAGCTGCAGCGCAATATAGGGCACGGCGCCCACCAGCGAAATCAGCGCAACGATCGCCGCCACCGCCGGGTTCTTGCCATGGCGGGCGGCGATGAAGTCGGCGACCGATGTCAGCTTCTCGGTCTTGGCAAGCCGGATGATCTTGCGGATCAGCGGCATGCCAAGCGTGAACATCAGGATCGGGCCGATATAGATGCCGGTGAACTCGAGGCCACGCTCGGCCGCAAGGCCGATGCCGCCGAAATAGGTCCAGGACGTGCAATAGATCGCAAGGCTCAGCGCATAGACCAGCGGCCTGCCGTTGACCGCAGTGCTTTTTTTCCTGGCCCGCCGGTCGCCGTAGCTTGCGACTGCGAAAAGCAGCAGCAGATAGGCGAAGGCCGAGGCGAAGATGACCGAACCCGAGAGCATGCCTCATTCCTCCGGGGGCAAGCATAGGCCAACTGCAAGAGGTTGAGAATTGCCTCGGCATCAGTCTTAAGTTCAAGGCGGCGTTGAAGAAAGCGCGCGGCCCGCCGGTGTCGTCAGCGGGCGATCGCAATCGGGCAACTCGCTTGCATACGATTTGATCAAAGGCAAAGAATGGTTTCCCCCCTGCCCGCTTTGGTTTAGTTTCCGTAAACGGTTGCAGCGCGGGACAGCGCCAGCGGTCGCTTTCAACGGGGATAATACGGAGAGACGTATGCTGAATGAGTTCAAAGAGTTTGTTGCCCGCGGGAACGTGATGGATCTCGCGGTGGGTGTGATCATCGGCGCCGCTTTCAGCAAGATCGTCACGTCGATCGTCGAAGACCTGGTGATGCCCGTTGTCGGTGCGCTCACCGGTGGCGGTTTCGACTTCTCCAACTACTTCCTGCCGCTCTCGGCCAACGTGACGGCGACGTCTCTTGCCGCTGCCCGTGAACAGGGCGCCGTCTTCGCCTATGGCAACTTCATCACTGTCCTCATCAACTTTCTGATCCTCGCTTGGATCATCTTCCTGATGATCAAAGCGGTAAACCGCGTGCGTGCATCGGTCGAAAAGCAGAAGGAATCCGAGCCGGCCGCTCCGCCGCCGGAAGATGTCCGGCTGCTTTCGGAAATCCGCGATCTCTTGAAGCAGCGCGCCTGAGTTTCCTCTTCCCGCGGGCTCCGGCGTCGTCGACCGAAGCCCGCGAAACATCATAGAAATCAATAAACCGGTCAGATAAAGTCGCGTGATCGCCGCTGCGAAAGCGGCTAGAAGCGACGGGCGATCCGGAGCGGGATCAGGAAAAGTGTGGGCGGTTTTCCGCCCGCATCCCGCTCTAACTCATGAAAATCGATCACGTTTTTGATTTGGGTCGAGCCAACCCGACCAAATCAAAAACGTGATCCAGGAGCCCGTCGATGACCATCATCACCACCCTCAGTCCCCGTGCACTCTCGGCGCCGGAAAGCGGCATCGTCGAGGTCGTGAACTATGCCCGTGGGCGCGACGGTCTGATCCCGCTCTGGGTCGGCGAAGGCGATCTTTCGACCCCGACCTTCATTTCCGAGGCCGCCAGCGAAGCGTTGCTCGCCGGAGAAACCTTCTACACCTGGCAGCGCGGCATCCCGCCACTGCGCGAAGCGCTGTCGCGCTATTACCAGCGCCGGTTCCAGAAGACCCTGTCACCGGAGCATTTCTATGTCACCGGCTCCGGCATGCAGGCAATCAAGCTTTCGATCGAGGCGATCACCTCGCCGGGCGACGAGATGGTGCTTTTGACCCCGGCTTGGCCGAATTTTGCCGCGGCTGCCGAGCTGTCGGGCGTCAAGCCCGTCTCCGTTGAGCTCCGCTTCGAAAACGGCACGTGGCAGCTCGATCACGAGCGGCTCGAAGCGGCAATCGGTCCGAAGACCAAGGCTCTCTTCATCAACACGCCGTCCAACCCGACCGGCTGGACCGCCAGCCATGACGATCTTCGCGCCATTCTGGCGCTGGCGCGCAAGCACGGCCTCTGGATCGTCGCCGACGAGATCTATGCGCTTTATCACTACGCAGGCGGCCGGGCGCCTTCTTTCCTTGATGTGATGGACGACGACGAGCGCATCATCTTCGTCAACTCCTTCTCCAAGAACTGGTCGATGACCGGTTGGCGCGTCGGCTGGATCGTCGCCCCGCCGGCAATCGGCCAGGTGCTTGAAAACCTGGTGCAATATGCAACCTCAGGCGTGGCGCAGTTCATGCAGCGCGGCGCCGTCGTGGCGTTGGAAGAGGGCGATGCTTTCGTCGACGCCAACATTGCCAAGGCCGCACAGAGCCGTGACCTCTTGTGCGACGCGCTGATCGCCACCAATCGGGTCGAAACGCTGAAGCCGGACGGTGCGATCTATACGTTCCTCAAGATCGACGGCGTCACGGATTCGCGCGCTGCGGCGATCGACATCGTCGACAAGACAGGCGTTGGCCTTGCGCCGGGAACCGCATTCGGCGATGGCGGCTCCTTGTTCATGCGCGCCTGCTTCCTGCGTGATCCGGCGCAGGTCGCGGAAGCGGCACACCGCCTGCAAAATTACATTCTCGGTCGGTAACGGTCGCCATCGCTTAGGTCGGCGTGCGCTCCTGCATAATTCCTTAAATCAGGATAGATTTAAGGCAAAAATTATGCAGCAAGTTTAGAATGTTACAGCGTCCTTAGCGCGTCAGATTTGACGCGCGGCGCTGTAAGTGCCCCGCCGACCTTTCGGCGTGACTATTTCTTAACTCTACACCAAGGAATTGTGGTCCCGCGGCCGCGCAGACGTGCGGCCCTTACCTATTCCGAAAGCATCTGTGGGTTTTGCTGTCTCCTATGTTCCAGGGAACGGGAAGCAGTAAATGGCTGTGTTGGTAACGGGCGGTGCCGGCTATATCGGCAGCCACATGACGTGGGCGTTGCTCGACGCCCACGAGGATGTGGTCGTGCTCGATCGACTGTCGACCGGTTTCCGCTGGGCCGTGCCATCAGAGGCGCGTTTCTACCGTGGCGATGTCGGCGACAAGGTATTGCTGGCACGCATCTTCGACGAGAACAGCATCGATGCGGTCGTGCATTTCGCCGGTTCGGCGATCGTTCCTGAATCGGTTGCCAACCCGCTTGCCTATTACGAAAACAACACCGGCAACACGCGTACGCTGATAGAGGCCGGCGTGAAAGCGGGGATCGGCGGTTTCGTTTTCTCGTCGACGGCGGCCGTCTATGGCAGCCAGGACGGCGCGGAACCCGTGCGCGAGACGACAGCCCTCCACCCCGAAAGCCCCTATGGGCTATCGAAGCTGATGGCCGAATTGATCCTGCGGGATGCCGCTGCAGCCCACGATTTCAGCTATGTGGCGCTGCGCTATTTCAACGTCGCCGGCGCCGATCCCCTGGGTAGGACAGGTCAGTCGACGACCGGCGCAACCCATCTGATCAAGGTCGCCTGTGAAGCCGCGCTCGGCAAGCGGCCGAAGGTCGATATCTACGGCACGGATTATTCCACGCCCGACGGCACCGGCATCCGCGATTACATCCACGTGGCCGACCTCGTCGAAGCCCACATGCGTGCGCTTGCCTATCTCAGGGCCGGTGGCGAGCCGTTGATCAGCAATTGCGGCTACGGCGAGGGTTTTTCGGTGTTGCAGGTCATCGACACCATCAGGCGCATCTCTGGCCGTGACATTGCGGTTAAGCATGGGCCGCGGCGACCGGGCGATATCGCTCGCATCGTTGCCGATCCCGCGCTCGCACGGCTGAAGCTTGGATGGGTGCCGGCCCATGCAAGTCTTGACCAGATCGTAGAGAGCGCCTTCGCCTGGGAAGAGCATCTTTCACGCAAGAACAGCTACGACCTGCCACGCCCGCAGATGCGATTGGTCTGAGGCCCTCGATCAGGGCGTTTGATCGTCGCTCGTTTCGCCCAGTATCTTTTGTTCATGCGCGATCGCGTGGTTGATCAGCCGTGCCCAGATCTCCTCGTAGAAATCCGGGTCCAGGTTCTGGCTCTCGGCATTCTTGCGGGCATTCTCGCGCACTTCCATGACCCGCGCCGGGATATCGGCCTTCAGCTTCAGCGGCCGCTTGATCTCTGCGGCGCGGTCGATATAGCCCCAGCGCTCGGCGAAAAGCGCCATCAGCGCCTGATCGAGCCGATCGATCTCGGCGCGCACATCGGCCATATCAGTGCATTCGGCTGGGGTCTTTTGCATCTGTCTCGTCCGGTTGCGGCAGGGATGCCTTGCGCCCGCAGGGGCACGCGGCGCTCTTGCGGCGCACTGCTAACAAACGGCGGGGGATCTGAGAAGAGGCAACAGGGTCGCACGGTCCCAGTGTCAGCGGAACGGTGATCACGAGGTGACACCGGGACCGTAATCACCAGGTGCCACCGGGTTGGTGGTCACCTCAGCAGGCGATCGCTTGGCGAGGGAGGAGGGTGCGGTCCTGTCTCCGTCCGCGGCGATCGCCTGCTGACGTGTTGGGAAAAGCTAACCCGCCAAGCTTGAGCGAGGCTTTATGCCCTGTCACCGAACCATCATGATCAGGTGCCGATCATCAGCTTGATTATCAGGCCGACGACGGTGACGGTCACCACGCCCGCACACCAGAGGCCGACAAACCACAGAAGCTTGCGACCGGTTCCCGTTTCGCTTTTCAATGGTAGCCCTCCTCCGGGTCGATCTTGCCGCGGAAGACCCAATAGGCGTAGCCGGTATAGGCAAGGATGATCGGCACCAGCACCAGCGCGCCGGCAAGCAGGAACGACAGGCTGGCGTCAGGTGCCGCCGCATCCCAGATCGTCAGCGATGGCGGCACGATATAGGGAAAGAAGCTGATGCCGATGCCGGCATAGCCGAGCACGAACAGCCCCAGCGCGGCAAGGAACGGCCGGGTGTCATGACGGGTCCTGATGCCGGTTATCAGAAGATAGAGGCAACCGAGCACCAGCAGTGGCACGATGATGCTGAAGATTGCCGTCGGCCAGCCGAACCAGCGCTGCAGATAGAGCGGTTCGAGGAAGGGCGTCCACAGGCTGACGATGCCCATGGCGGCGATTGTGCCGAACGAGCATTTGAGGGCAAGGCTGCGAGCCCGCTCCGCCAGATCCCCATGGGTCTTCATGACAAGCCAGGTGGCGCCGAGCAGTGCATAGCCGACGACGACGGCGATGCCGGTCATGATCGAGAATGGCGTCAACCAGTCCCACCAGCCGCCGGTATAGGCCCGGTTCTCAACCGGAATGCCCTGAACCAGCGCCCCCAGCGTGATGCCTTGGGCAAATGCGGCGAGCATCGAGCCGCCGGCAAAGGCCCAGTTCCAGAGATACTCGGCCCGCTTGGTGCGCCAGCGATATTCGAAGGCAACGCCACGGAAGATAAGGCCGATGACCATGGCGATGATGGGCGCGTAAAGTGCCGGCAGGATGGTGGCGTAGGCGAGCGGGAACACCGCCATCAGGCCGCCACCGCCCAGCACGAGCCAGGTCTCGTTGCCGTCCCAGACGGGTGCGACCGAGTTCATCATCACGTCGCGATCATGCTTTTGCGGAAAGAACGGGAAAAGGATGCCGACACCGAGGTCGAACCCGTCGAGGATGACATAGGCGAGCACCGCAAAGGCGATGATGCCGGCCCAAATC harbors:
- the galE gene encoding UDP-glucose 4-epimerase GalE, which gives rise to MAVLVTGGAGYIGSHMTWALLDAHEDVVVLDRLSTGFRWAVPSEARFYRGDVGDKVLLARIFDENSIDAVVHFAGSAIVPESVANPLAYYENNTGNTRTLIEAGVKAGIGGFVFSSTAAVYGSQDGAEPVRETTALHPESPYGLSKLMAELILRDAAAAHDFSYVALRYFNVAGADPLGRTGQSTTGATHLIKVACEAALGKRPKVDIYGTDYSTPDGTGIRDYIHVADLVEAHMRALAYLRAGGEPLISNCGYGEGFSVLQVIDTIRRISGRDIAVKHGPRRPGDIARIVADPALARLKLGWVPAHASLDQIVESAFAWEEHLSRKNSYDLPRPQMRLV
- a CDS encoding pyridoxal phosphate-dependent aminotransferase yields the protein MTIITTLSPRALSAPESGIVEVVNYARGRDGLIPLWVGEGDLSTPTFISEAASEALLAGETFYTWQRGIPPLREALSRYYQRRFQKTLSPEHFYVTGSGMQAIKLSIEAITSPGDEMVLLTPAWPNFAAAAELSGVKPVSVELRFENGTWQLDHERLEAAIGPKTKALFINTPSNPTGWTASHDDLRAILALARKHGLWIVADEIYALYHYAGGRAPSFLDVMDDDERIIFVNSFSKNWSMTGWRVGWIVAPPAIGQVLENLVQYATSGVAQFMQRGAVVALEEGDAFVDANIAKAAQSRDLLCDALIATNRVETLKPDGAIYTFLKIDGVTDSRAAAIDIVDKTGVGLAPGTAFGDGGSLFMRACFLRDPAQVAEAAHRLQNYILGR
- the cydB gene encoding cytochrome d ubiquinol oxidase subunit II; the protein is MDIDLPLIWAGIIAFAVLAYVILDGFDLGVGILFPFFPQKHDRDVMMNSVAPVWDGNETWLVLGGGGLMAVFPLAYATILPALYAPIIAMVIGLIFRGVAFEYRWRTKRAEYLWNWAFAGGSMLAAFAQGITLGALVQGIPVENRAYTGGWWDWLTPFSIMTGIAVVVGYALLGATWLVMKTHGDLAERARSLALKCSFGTIAAMGIVSLWTPFLEPLYLQRWFGWPTAIFSIIVPLLVLGCLYLLITGIRTRHDTRPFLAALGLFVLGYAGIGISFFPYIVPPSLTIWDAAAPDASLSFLLAGALVLVPIILAYTGYAYWVFRGKIDPEEGYH
- the mscL gene encoding large conductance mechanosensitive channel protein MscL, with translation MLNEFKEFVARGNVMDLAVGVIIGAAFSKIVTSIVEDLVMPVVGALTGGGFDFSNYFLPLSANVTATSLAAAREQGAVFAYGNFITVLINFLILAWIIFLMIKAVNRVRASVEKQKESEPAAPPPEDVRLLSEIRDLLKQRA
- a CDS encoding chorismate mutase family protein gives rise to the protein MQKTPAECTDMADVRAEIDRLDQALMALFAERWGYIDRAAEIKRPLKLKADIPARVMEVRENARKNAESQNLDPDFYEEIWARLINHAIAHEQKILGETSDDQTP
- a CDS encoding PAS domain-containing hybrid sensor histidine kinase/response regulator — protein: MLSGSVIFASAFAYLLLLFAVASYGDRRARKKSTAVNGRPLVYALSLAIYCTSWTYFGGIGLAAERGLEFTGIYIGPILMFTLGMPLIRKIIRLAKTEKLTSVADFIAARHGKNPAVAAIVALISLVGAVPYIALQLKAISSSVAAMINTSDYGIGAGQSFIDLPLLVTLFLACFAIVFGTRHTDATEHQDGLILAIAMESVVKLVALITAGLYIVFVIFDGPTHLWTLAQQSPAVEKALSYETPIARWILLIVTSAFAIIMLPRQFHVTVVENRTEGELRTAGILFPLYLVAINLFVLPIAIAGILTFSGSGDADLYLLTLPLANGLPLLTLITFIGGFSAATAMVIVASVALSIMISNDIVMPVFLRRNLGQRGGLQENLAGTLLNIRRTAIFVVLLLGYAYYRSADISAGLASLGLLSFVAISQMAPSLLGGLVWRQANARGAICGMVSGFFVWAYLLFLPSLGGPDNSHVATTVLSFLLPLTEVFSGTDADPLVNATALSLLVNLTMYVLASLTRAPKPLERFQAGVFITRRSRSERAFRGRKTKITVRDLKATIARYMGDERMQRSFHTYERQSGRWLDDNAPADMALVHFSEQLLGSAIGSSSARLVFSLVLQRVDDTSSDTAWLLDQASEALQYNQDMLQTALSQMDQGIAVFDNANNLIIWNRRFRQLLDLPEAAGQVGFPLADIVAILTKRGDIRKEDEKRLIANFLTLDKPFLMELGNGQQIIEVRTNAMPDKGIVTTYTDITQRVAADMALKQANETLELRVAERTGELTRVNHELAEARAAAEEANIGKTRFFAAAGHDILQPLNAARLYSSSLVERLGESDNSTLVENIDSSLESVEAILGAVLDISRLDTGAMKARLQSVPLNDLLRRVETDFAPMARAKDLELVVMPTSLVVRTDPNLLRRVVQNLVSNAVKYTLRGKVLVGVRRRGKMATIEVLDSGIGIPSSKFRTVFKEFARLDEGARTASGLGLGLSIVDRISRVLNHPVSLQSKPGKGTGFKVTVPLDPTAGERVAVPPVPTTKASEALNGLRVLCIDNEPRIIEGMRVLLSGWGCVVTTAESLNACTEMSTSTQERPHAIIADYHLDDGTGIEAIARIRALFGDNIPALLVTADRSPEVRGAAERDGVGLQNKPVRPAAMRAWLTQLSTAAKTAAE